In the genome of Halobacterium noricense, one region contains:
- the glmU gene encoding bifunctional sugar-1-phosphate nucleotidylyltransferase/acetyltransferase — translation MQAIVVAAGQGTRMGPLTDGRPKPLLPVAGKPILEHVLNVAAPYVDSYVVVVGYEGDQIRNQIGETYQGLPVEYAEQAEQLGTAHAVGQAEPYVDEDVLVLNGDVYVTDALVEDLAAQTGTAMAVMPVENPRSYGVVELDGDRVTSIVEKPTDPPTNLANLGLYRFTPKIFEYIKRTELSERGEYELTDALEMALDDGVTAVEYDGPWLDIGRPWELLGASSYLLDDLDRDIRGEVEDGATLKGPVVVEEGARVRDGAYIEGPVRIQAGADVGPNAYVRGSTVIGPDVRVGNAVEIKNSILMAGTAVSHHAYVGDSVLGADVNFGAGTKVANLRHDEDTVHVQVKGEMVDTGRRKFGVVVGDDTKTGINTSLNAGVTLGTETRTDLGERVGTDKNRE, via the coding sequence ATGCAGGCTATCGTCGTCGCTGCCGGCCAGGGAACACGCATGGGGCCGTTAACAGACGGGCGGCCAAAGCCGCTACTCCCGGTCGCGGGAAAGCCGATTCTCGAACACGTCCTCAACGTCGCTGCGCCGTACGTCGACAGCTACGTTGTAGTCGTCGGCTACGAGGGCGACCAAATACGGAATCAGATCGGCGAGACGTATCAAGGACTTCCCGTTGAATACGCCGAACAGGCCGAACAGCTCGGGACCGCACACGCTGTTGGGCAGGCCGAACCGTACGTGGATGAGGACGTGCTCGTGCTGAATGGGGATGTCTACGTCACGGACGCACTCGTCGAGGATCTGGCAGCACAGACCGGCACAGCGATGGCCGTGATGCCCGTCGAGAACCCGCGTTCGTACGGCGTCGTCGAACTCGATGGAGACCGAGTGACGAGCATCGTGGAGAAGCCGACAGACCCACCGACGAATCTCGCGAATCTCGGGCTGTACCGGTTCACGCCCAAAATCTTCGAGTACATCAAGCGGACGGAACTCAGCGAGCGCGGCGAGTACGAACTCACGGACGCCCTTGAGATGGCGCTGGACGATGGCGTGACTGCCGTCGAATACGATGGCCCCTGGCTGGACATTGGGCGGCCGTGGGAGCTCCTGGGAGCGAGCAGCTACCTCCTCGATGACCTCGACCGAGACATTCGGGGCGAAGTCGAAGACGGCGCGACACTCAAGGGGCCCGTTGTCGTCGAAGAGGGCGCACGGGTTCGGGATGGCGCGTACATCGAAGGACCAGTTCGAATTCAGGCCGGTGCAGACGTTGGGCCGAACGCGTACGTCCGTGGGTCGACGGTCATCGGGCCGGATGTCCGCGTCGGGAACGCCGTCGAAATCAAGAACTCGATTCTGATGGCTGGAACGGCCGTGAGCCATCACGCGTACGTTGGGGACAGCGTGCTCGGCGCGGACGTGAACTTCGGCGCAGGGACGAAGGTCGCCAACCTCCGCCATGACGAGGATACCGTCCACGTTCAGGTGAAAGGTGAGATGGTGGATACTGGTCGCCGGAAGTTCGGTGTGGTCGTCGGTGATGACACGAAGACCGGCATTAATACGAGTCTCAACGCGGGCGTGACGCTCGGGACGGAGACGCGGACGGATCTCGGCGAGCGCGTAGGAACTGATAAGAACCGGGAGTGA
- a CDS encoding sugar phosphate nucleotidyltransferase, which translates to MQAVVLAAGKGERLWPLTENRPKPMIPVANRPLLEHIVDALVDAGVSEIVLVVGSNRERVQRHFENGDAWGVDISYAIQDPQLGTGHALLQAESQVGESFIAVNGDRIIDASIIEDVWERHQETGDPAMGVTQVEKPSHYGVVELDGETVTGIEEQPIAELAKSNFINAGVYAFDPSIFAAIRQTDSYGEQALTDTLSTRLDDQRIRAVRYRGRWLDVSEPWDLLTVNNALIKDREPQPPQNAAIDDSAVIADATVFGDGVVVHPQATILGGVTLGDNVSIGAGAVVKNAILLSDCTIESGAIVNDCIVGANASIGPNTTVEGGTADVVLDDTVYQDVRFGGLTGDNVDIGANVTIAPGSIVGNDATVDSATLVKGRIEDGSHVTRG; encoded by the coding sequence ATGCAGGCTGTCGTGCTCGCGGCGGGGAAAGGTGAGCGGCTGTGGCCGCTCACCGAGAATCGCCCGAAACCGATGATCCCCGTCGCGAACCGCCCTCTCCTAGAGCATATCGTTGACGCGCTCGTCGACGCTGGCGTCTCCGAGATCGTTCTCGTCGTTGGGTCGAATCGCGAACGCGTGCAGCGGCACTTCGAGAACGGCGACGCGTGGGGCGTTGATATCTCCTATGCCATCCAAGACCCACAGCTTGGAACGGGACATGCGCTTCTCCAAGCGGAATCACAGGTTGGTGAGTCGTTCATTGCGGTTAACGGCGACCGCATCATCGACGCGTCGATTATCGAGGACGTGTGGGAGCGCCACCAAGAGACCGGCGACCCGGCGATGGGCGTGACACAGGTCGAGAAGCCAAGCCATTACGGCGTCGTCGAACTCGACGGCGAAACCGTCACCGGCATCGAAGAGCAGCCTATCGCGGAACTCGCAAAATCGAACTTCATCAACGCGGGCGTCTACGCGTTCGATCCCAGTATCTTCGCGGCAATTCGCCAGACAGATAGTTACGGTGAGCAGGCACTGACGGACACGCTCTCGACGCGGCTCGACGACCAGCGGATTCGCGCGGTCAGGTACCGTGGCCGCTGGCTCGATGTCTCCGAGCCGTGGGACCTCCTCACCGTCAACAACGCACTCATCAAGGATCGAGAACCGCAGCCACCACAGAACGCAGCTATCGACGATTCAGCGGTTATCGCCGACGCCACCGTGTTCGGTGACGGCGTCGTCGTCCACCCACAAGCGACGATTCTCGGGGGCGTAACACTCGGCGATAACGTAAGCATCGGTGCCGGCGCAGTAGTGAAAAACGCGATACTCTTATCAGATTGCACGATAGAGTCTGGGGCAATAGTGAACGACTGTATCGTCGGCGCGAACGCGTCCATCGGCCCGAACACCACCGTCGAGGGTGGGACAGCTGATGTAGTGCTCGACGATACGGTCTATCAGGATGTCAGGTTCGGCGGATTGACCGGCGACAACGTCGACATCGGCGCGAACGTCACAATCGCACCTGGTTCGATCGTCGGCAACGACGCGACCGTCGACAGCGCAACGCTGGTCAAGGGCCGCATCGAGGACGGCAGTCACGTCACGCGAGGCTAA